CCGGGCATCGGGCCCAAGACCGCTGAAAAGCTGGTGTTTTTTTTATTGCGCACTCCGGCAAAAGAGCTGCACGATTTTGGAGAGGCGCTCGCGAGCATTGCCGACAACTTAAGCCTTTGCCGCGCGTGCCAGAACTTTACGGATGCGGAACTCTGCGCCATCTGCGCAAATCCCCGGCGGGACCAGGGAACCGTCTGCGTGGTTGCCGACCCCTTGGACTTGATCGCGCTTGAAGAAGCGCACGCGTTCCGCGGAGTCTACCATGTGCTCGGGCACAACATCAACCCCCTGGAAGGCATCACCCCCAATGACATTAGAATCCGCGAGCTGGTTCTGCGCATAGAAAAAGCAAACCCCCCGATTACCGAAGTGATTCTCGGGCTTGATGCGAACAATGAGGGCGAAACCACGTCCTTGTACCTGGCTCGGCTTTTGAAACAGTACCCCG
This sequence is a window from Parcubacteria group bacterium. Protein-coding genes within it:
- the recR gene encoding recombination protein RecR; protein product: MSSLPPSIQNLVGHFTTLPGIGPKTAEKLVFFLLRTPAKELHDFGEALASIADNLSLCRACQNFTDAELCAICANPRRDQGTVCVVADPLDLIALEEAHAFRGVYHVLGHNINPLEGITPNDIRIRELVLRIEKANPPITEVILGLDANNEGETTSLYLARLLKQYPVKVTRIGKGLPQGSDMEYADSVTLSNALLGRREI